One window of Deltaproteobacteria bacterium genomic DNA carries:
- a CDS encoding ACP S-malonyltransferase: MPDRILYLYPGQGSQSPGMGRELLDSFPEAGEIFDRADRVLGFSLSRICLEGPEEVLGLDLNAQLAVFTISCITADILKARGLRPDLLTGHSSGFYAAAYTAGCFGFEEGLLIVKRAGEILAETAESMNGAMAVIFGLPLETIERITRKVGGVEPALLNTPRQTIISGHSQAVRRAMEQALEAGALDAHPLPFQAAYHSRLMERASRTFFAELSGQILRQPQIPLLSYSTLRPVRDEEDLKETLALQLSSPVRWADLIRRFKDQGSTVFVEMGPGTVLSRTLRWIDRDIRVENTSTREDMLRTIRHLRKKPDGRNP, translated from the coding sequence ATGCCGGATCGGATCCTTTACCTCTATCCCGGCCAGGGAAGCCAGTCGCCAGGCATGGGCCGGGAACTACTTGATTCATTCCCCGAGGCCGGGGAAATCTTCGACCGGGCCGATCGGGTTCTGGGTTTTTCCTTGAGCAGGATCTGCCTCGAGGGGCCGGAGGAAGTCCTGGGTCTCGACCTGAACGCCCAGTTGGCCGTTTTCACCATATCCTGCATAACTGCCGACATCCTAAAAGCGCGGGGGCTTCGACCGGATCTCCTTACCGGTCACAGTTCCGGCTTTTACGCCGCAGCCTATACCGCCGGCTGTTTCGGATTCGAAGAAGGCCTCCTCATCGTTAAGCGTGCAGGCGAGATTCTGGCCGAGACCGCGGAATCTATGAACGGGGCCATGGCGGTGATCTTCGGGCTTCCCCTCGAAACCATAGAACGGATCACCCGTAAGGTCGGCGGCGTGGAGCCCGCCCTTTTGAACACACCGAGGCAGACCATCATCTCGGGGCACTCACAAGCCGTCCGAAGGGCCATGGAACAGGCCCTGGAGGCAGGGGCCCTGGACGCCCACCCCTTGCCCTTCCAAGCCGCCTACCATTCCCGACTCATGGAAAGGGCGTCCAGAACCTTTTTCGCCGAACTGTCAGGACAAATCCTCCGGCAGCCCCAGATTCCACTCCTCTCCTACTCCACCCTCCGTCCCGTGAGGGATGAAGAGGACCTGAAGGAAACCCTGGCCCTTCAACTGAGCTCGCCGGTCCGCTGGGCGGACCTGATCCGCCGCTTCAAGGACCAAGGATCCACCGTCTTTGTGGAGATGGGCCCAGGAACGGTCCTCTCGCGGACCCTTCGCTGGATCGACCGGGATATCCGGGTGGAAAACACTTCGACCCGAGAGGACATGCTGAGGACCATCCGGCATCTTCGAAAGAAACCGGATGGGAGGAATCCATGA